TTTGAAAATTGGGTCGGTAGTACTAATTTTTAAAACAACGCTTACCAACCCGTAGTTCCAAAACAAAATCTACAGGACTGGGACTGTATTTTTTGTTTCTCGCGCATACGCAAGAGAGCGGGGTGGCATACGTAAAAGAGCGTTTTTTGTAACCGTGCAAAAGGGGGAGCACAAACATGGAGGCATCAACCGCGAGCGATCGCAGTTATACCGAACTTGCTGACGTCTTACCGAGAGCAAGCAAGATATTGAAATCAATCGGCAACCAACGACGGCTTGAAATCCTAACCTGCCTTTCAAAAGAAGAGCTGTCCGTTGGAGAACTCGAAAGAAAAATTCAGATAAGTCAATCCGCACTTTCTCAACATTTGGGCAGACTGCGCAGAGACGACATTGTTACGACCCGAAGAGAAGCACAGACAATTTATTACTCTTTGTATAATGACAATATTCTTAAGCTTCTGAATTCGATTCATATCACAGCAGCCCAAGCCTAATTCGACATTTTTTATTCCTTTTCAAAAGGAAATATTACAATTTGTCCGTAATTATTGTATAGGCAGGGATAGTTTGATTATCAATTACCTGAAAAAAGGGTAAAATCGGAATATGCCTGTCTACCTACCCATAGCGGAAATTTCAGTAAATCTGTTTCTGATCTTGGGTATGGGCGGCGCTGTCGGATTGCTCTCAGGGATGTTTGGTGTCGGTGGGGGCTTTTTGATGACACCGCTCCTTATCCTGACCGGAATACCGCCTGCTGTTGCTGTTGCGACAGGCGCCAATCAGCTCGTCGCTGCCAGTGTTTCTGGTGTCCTGGCCCATTGGCGCCGCGGAAATGTCGACTTCAAGATGGGCTTTGTCCTGCTCATTGGCGGTGTCGTTGGCTCGTCCCTCGGCACCTGGATTTTTGCACTGCTAAAGTCCGCAGGCCAAATTGACCTCCTCATTTCGCTTTCCTATGTAGTGTTTCTGGGCATTATCGGTGGCCTGATGCTTTTTGAAAGCCTTGGCGCCTTACTTCGCAACCGCAAAGGCGGCGTCAGACGCAAGAAACTCCACCAGCATTACTGGATCCACGGCCTTCCGTTCAAGATGCGCTTTAGAAAGTCCAAACTTTATATCAGTGCGTTAATGCCCCTGGGCCTTGGCTTCCTGGTTGGCATTCTGTCCGCGATCATGGGTGTTGGCGGCGGTTTTGTCATGGTCCCCGCCATGATCTACCTGCTGGGAATGCCGACCTCAGTCGTTATCGGCACCTCGCTCTTTCAAATCATATTTGTTACTGCCAACGTCACCTTTTTGCAGTCGGTCGCCACCCAAACAGTTGATGTGATGCTTGCCCTTCTGTTAATGAGCAGCGCAGTTATTGGCGCGCAATTTGGCACCCGAATTGGCGCAAAAATGAAAGGCGAGCAGGTTCGTTCCCTTCTTGCGGCACTTGTTCTGGCTGTTTGTATCAAACTGGCTTTCGATTTGGTCCTGACGCCTGATGATCTTTACAGCTTTGGATTTATAGGAGGAAAAGGATGAAACATCTTTCCTTCCTGCATTCTATGCTTTGCCTCAATCTTATTGTCGGCTTTTTCTGCGGCACTTCTTTGAAAACGGCGAATGCTGATGGCTCGCTGGTAACGGACATTTCTTCCCATCTGATTTCTGTAACCTCCGACTTTACCGGCACTGATCTCCTTCTTTTTGGAACAATCAGGACAGATACACAGGACCTTGAAGACGAAAATGGCGACATCATTATTGTCGTTCGCGGCCCTGAAAAAGAAGTTGTTGTCCGAAAAAAAGAAAGGGTACTGGGCGTATGGGCGAATACGCAGTCGGTGAAATTGGCAAAAATACCCAGTTTCTATGCGTCTGCCAGCAGTCGGCCTGTGGAAGAAATCGCTTCTGAATCAACCCTTGCCCGCCTCAGAATTGGCTCGCAACGGCTTGTCTTTCAATCAAGCAGCACCAAGACGGAAACAAAAGAATTTCGCAAAGCCGTTATTCGTCAGCAACAGCAAGCACAGCTCTATATCGATAGCCAGTCAACTGTTCAGTTCTTAGGCCCTTCCCTGTTCCGAACCACTATTGATTTTCCAGCCAATGTTTCCGTCGGCACCTATGTCGCAGAATTCTATCTGTTTCGAGGCGGCGAATTGGTCAGCGCACAATCATCGCCACTCTTCATCGAAAAAGTGGGATTAGGACGACGCATTTTTGATTTCGCCCAGAACTACCCGGTCCTGCACGGTCTGGCGGCGATCTTGCTTGCCCTCCTTGCCGGGTGGATTGCCTCAGCCGTCTTCCGTAAAGACTAAGACGCACAAGAACATTCCCACACCTCGAACATTCTGCTAATGATAATATAAAATCAAGCAGGGCCGCAAAACCAAAAACATTCGGTCTTCTGCACCCGTCTGGAGCCAAAACTTGCCGAACCGACAAACATCAGAATTTTCAGGAATGGCGCTCGCTGTCGTTTTTCTTTGTTTTTGTATTGGCGTTATTGGCCGGATGGTCCCCGAACATTTTCCGAATCTGGTTGGTCCTCTGTTTCAAGAATTCGGCTGGGTTCGTAGTCAAATCGCCTCTATTTTTTCAGTTTGCGCACTGGCAACCGGTCTATCTGGCCCGGTTGCAGGATTTTTGTACGACAGAATGGGGCCGCGAAAGCTTTATTCAATTGGCCTTTGCTTTGCCGGCGGCGGTCTGATCATCGCTGGGAATGCGAGCGGAATTTGGCATTTTTATCTGGGTTTGGGGGTTGCCGTGGGGTTTGCGGCGGCATGCTGCGGCAATGTTGTCAATTCCGCATTGGTGAGCCGCTGGTATCATGCAAAACTACCGCTCGCCATCGCCATTGTTTTTTCCTCTCTGGGGGCAGGCAGCTTTTTAGGCCTTTCTCTTTCGCAGATCCTGATCACCAATCTAGGGTGGCGTTCAACCGAGATTGTCATGGGCTTTGGAATATTGGCCATCATACCGATTATTCTCCTGCTGCCCTGGAAAAAACTTAACAGTGGGCGCCCTATTCCATCCTCCCCAAATGCCGTAACACCGACAGTCATGACAATACAGAACATGTCGTTGAAGCAAGCCATGAAAACACCAAGTTTTTGGGGATTTGCCACTGTTTTCTTTGTCACGGCAAACGGCATGTATTCCATTGTCATCCAAAGCGTGACCTATCTGATTGAAAAAGGCATGACGCCCGTTGAAAGCTCGTTCAACATTGGATTGACCGGCTTATTCATTCCCGTTGGTATGATTTCCTGCGGCTATTTCCTCACGCGCTTCAACAATATCGTGGTGGCGTTGGGAACTTACGCCTTCACAATGATCGGCATTAGCTTTTTGTGGATGTTTGACGGCCCCTCACACTATTGGGCGGTCATCGGGTTTATTCTCTTTTTTGGGCTGACCATGGGAACTCGCGGACCGGTCGTCGGCTCTTTTGCTGCAAAAATTTTCAGAGGGAAAAATTTCGGTGTCATATATGGCAGTATAACAACGGGCGGTGGCTTGGGGGCCGCTTCTGGCTCTTTTATTAGCGGGTGGATCTATGATATAAGTCAAAGTTACGAAGCTGTTTTCTCATTTTCTTTGATTTGCCTGGTTGTTGGGGCTCTACCCTTCCTGGTTATTCCCACCATCAGAAATCAAGCCTAAAAAATAATAAAAAAGAGACAAGAATGACACTTTCAATCGAACAACTGGTCGACAAAATACCAAACGGCGCCAAGATCGCTGTCCCTGCCGATTACGCAGGCATTGCCATGGAAGCCACCCGTGCACTCATTCGCCGTAACGCCCACGACCTTCATATTGTTGGCGTCCCCACAAGCGGTTTGCAAAGTGAATTGCTGATTGGCGCAGGTTGCGTTTCGGTTTTTGAAAGCTCGGCTCTTACGTTGGGGGAATATAATCCTCCACCGCGCTTCAGCAAAGCGGTTAAGGACGGAAGCATCAGGCTGGTGGATGCGACCTGCCCTGCCATCCATGCAGCTCTGCAAGCCTCTCAGAAAGGCGCTCCCTTTATGCCTCTACGCGGCATCATCGGCAGTGACATTCTTCAGCACCACCCGGACTGGAAAGTGATAAACAACCCGTTCAACCAAGACGAAGACCCGGTCGTTATCATTCCTGCAATTCAGCCCGATGTCGCCTTGTTTCACGCCCCAATGGCCGACAAAGACGGGAATGTGTGGGTCGGCCGGCGTCGCGAACTGGTAAACATGGCGCAGGCTTCCAAAACGGCACTTGTGACTGTTGAAAAAATTGTAGAGACCAATTTACTGGAAGACGAAAAAATAGCCGCAGGCACTCTGCCTGCGCTCTATGTCGGTGGAATTTCCGTCTGCAAAAACGGCAGTTGGCCATTGGGCTTCTGGCAAGGTGCCAAAGAAGATACCGCCCATCTTTCTGATTACCGGGAAAGGGCAAAAACGGACGAAGGCTTTAAAAGTTACCTGCAAGAGTTCGTTTTTAGAGGAGAAGACAAATGAGCCTGTC
This region of Sneathiella aquimaris genomic DNA includes:
- a CDS encoding TIGR02186 family protein, with translation MKHLSFLHSMLCLNLIVGFFCGTSLKTANADGSLVTDISSHLISVTSDFTGTDLLLFGTIRTDTQDLEDENGDIIIVVRGPEKEVVVRKKERVLGVWANTQSVKLAKIPSFYASASSRPVEEIASESTLARLRIGSQRLVFQSSSTKTETKEFRKAVIRQQQQAQLYIDSQSTVQFLGPSLFRTTIDFPANVSVGTYVAEFYLFRGGELVSAQSSPLFIEKVGLGRRIFDFAQNYPVLHGLAAILLALLAGWIASAVFRKD
- a CDS encoding MFS transporter, whose protein sequence is MPNRQTSEFSGMALAVVFLCFCIGVIGRMVPEHFPNLVGPLFQEFGWVRSQIASIFSVCALATGLSGPVAGFLYDRMGPRKLYSIGLCFAGGGLIIAGNASGIWHFYLGLGVAVGFAAACCGNVVNSALVSRWYHAKLPLAIAIVFSSLGAGSFLGLSLSQILITNLGWRSTEIVMGFGILAIIPIILLLPWKKLNSGRPIPSSPNAVTPTVMTIQNMSLKQAMKTPSFWGFATVFFVTANGMYSIVIQSVTYLIEKGMTPVESSFNIGLTGLFIPVGMISCGYFLTRFNNIVVALGTYAFTMIGISFLWMFDGPSHYWAVIGFILFFGLTMGTRGPVVGSFAAKIFRGKNFGVIYGSITTGGGLGAASGSFISGWIYDISQSYEAVFSFSLICLVVGALPFLVIPTIRNQA
- a CDS encoding sulfite exporter TauE/SafE family protein: MPVYLPIAEISVNLFLILGMGGAVGLLSGMFGVGGGFLMTPLLILTGIPPAVAVATGANQLVAASVSGVLAHWRRGNVDFKMGFVLLIGGVVGSSLGTWIFALLKSAGQIDLLISLSYVVFLGIIGGLMLFESLGALLRNRKGGVRRKKLHQHYWIHGLPFKMRFRKSKLYISALMPLGLGFLVGILSAIMGVGGGFVMVPAMIYLLGMPTSVVIGTSLFQIIFVTANVTFLQSVATQTVDVMLALLLMSSAVIGAQFGTRIGAKMKGEQVRSLLAALVLAVCIKLAFDLVLTPDDLYSFGFIGGKG
- a CDS encoding ArsR/SmtB family transcription factor, coding for MEASTASDRSYTELADVLPRASKILKSIGNQRRLEILTCLSKEELSVGELERKIQISQSALSQHLGRLRRDDIVTTRREAQTIYYSLYNDNILKLLNSIHITAAQA
- a CDS encoding CoA transferase subunit A, which translates into the protein MTLSIEQLVDKIPNGAKIAVPADYAGIAMEATRALIRRNAHDLHIVGVPTSGLQSELLIGAGCVSVFESSALTLGEYNPPPRFSKAVKDGSIRLVDATCPAIHAALQASQKGAPFMPLRGIIGSDILQHHPDWKVINNPFNQDEDPVVIIPAIQPDVALFHAPMADKDGNVWVGRRRELVNMAQASKTALVTVEKIVETNLLEDEKIAAGTLPALYVGGISVCKNGSWPLGFWQGAKEDTAHLSDYRERAKTDEGFKSYLQEFVFRGEDK